Proteins co-encoded in one Candida albicans SC5314 chromosome 3, complete sequence genomic window:
- the PKC1 gene encoding protein kinase C (Protein kinase C; functional homolog of S. cerevisiae Pkc1p; mutant has abnormal yeast-form cell morphology and increased cell lysis; activated by phosphatidylserine; target of antifungal, cercosporamide; R400P mutant is activated) — MSTSQPSQQQNPEQVVNDIRQKIEKERKIIQGFNDVKRNTNNPEVIQKCKSKIIESQSMIDYYQETMNKLTRQMSRLNTNSSSRTASRSSVISEYKPSYSNFDLIKYECPSLGNKIQFMLQYLEFKLQVENKYSEANKKLSHLYLMDGDKSSSNAAEGGRAESDQRIQLLEKALKKYQKFSINDHEFDRDYEIMDSTKHSRKLLTGRLTVSITCIRDVDHIATALAKKRETVVVIKVDDLEKARTKPSKNDNWNEEMVIDVDKSHEIELAVMDKQNGIYVPVAVNWFSLFDLAEEIRKKKVAKDQGSSGWLPAANLPQTGGSGAGTGSSMTGGASYGATSPLPAHNDLRPSVSPSSDAKENKVSVSTWLSLEPGGQMLINLNFEKSITNGKQFRGPLGRHGAIRQKKEEVFEKHGHQFVQKQFYNIMSCALCGEFLRYTGYQCQDCKFLCHKKCYQKVVTKCISKSGSDYDAAQLNHRIPHRFEPITNHGTKWCCHCGYILPWGKKNVRKCTECGVMCHAQCTHLVPDFCGMSLQMANEILATIESTKVSPKKAQHQQSHAKPLPPKPPIESKPSMDSEETLHNEPSYKSLRPASVVHQDTNFVSKLPTTVQNKYQEPVELPPQQQNQVVPSTRRRGHGSTDLSFETGYGQQQHQHHRDVPQIVVEDHQHYNSNDNRDVEMEESKDEFDNFDYNNKYTENEILTDVQQDQVRSPFADQIQGVPETSHAKQQNQQVQQVQQQEELGHQRTHSSGKFGKSKRRKRKVGLDDFQFLAVLGKGNFGKVMLAESRHTSKLCAIKVLKKDFIVENDEAESVKSEKRVFLTANKEMHPFLLNLHCCFQTENRIYFVMEYISGGDLMWHIQKNRFTAKRAKFYACEVLLGLKYFHDNGIVYRDLKLDNILLTTKGHIKIGDYGLCKEDMWHKSTTSTFCGTPEFMAPEIVAGKAYDRSVDWWAFGVLLFQMLLCQSPFKGDDEDDIFNAIENDEVKYPINLSRQTVLVLQALLTKDPSQRLGSGPKDAEEIMEHPYFHDVNFDDVLNCRIPAPYIPEVQSEHDYSNFDKEFTSETPRLTPVETVLTSEMQEQFRGFSHISDNATI; from the coding sequence ATGTCGACGTCACAGCCgtcacaacaacaaaacccAGAACAAGTTGTCAATGATATTAGgcaaaaaatagaaaaagaacGGAAAATCATTCAAGGTTTCAATGATGTCAAAAGAAATACCAACAATCCAGAGGTGATTCAGAAATGTAAATCGAAAATCATTGAATCACAATCAATGATTGATTACTACCAAGAAACTATGAACAAATTAACTCGACAGATGCTGCGTTTAAATACTAATTCCAGTTCACGGACAGCTAGTAGGAGCTCGGTCATTTCTGAGTACAAGCCATCGTACtccaattttgatttgattaaataCGAATGTCCCTCACTTGGTAATaagattcaatttatgTTGCAATATTTGGAATTCAAACTCCAAGTCGAAAATAAGTATTCCGAGGccaataaaaaattgtcTCATCTTTATCTTATGGATGGTGACAAATCTTCCAGTAATGCTGCTGAAGGTGGTAGAGCTGAGAGTGATCaaagaattcaattgttggaaAAAGCTTTGAAGAAATATCAAAAGTTTAGTATCAATGACCATGAATTTGACCGTGATTACGAAATAATGGACAGTACAAAACATTCGAGAAAGTTGTTAACTGGTAGATTGACTGTTTCCATCACATGCATTAGAGATGTTGATCACATAGCTACTGCATTAGCTAAGAAGCGTGAGACAGTTGTGGTAATTAAAGTTGATGATCTCGAGAAAGCTCGAACAAAACCATCgaaaaatgataattggAACGAAGAAATGGTGattgatgttgataaaaGTCACGAAATAGAGCTTGCTGTGATGGATAAACAAAATGGAATTTATGTCCCCGTTGCTGTAAACTGGTTTTCACTTTTTGATTTAGCAGAAGAGATAcgtaaaaagaaagttgCTAAAGATCAGGGCTCCAGTGGGTGGTTGCCTGCAGCCAATTTACCTCAAACTGGTGGTTCTGGTGCTGGTACTGGCTCAAGTATGACTGGTGGGGCTAGTTATGGAGCAACCTCGCCTCTCCCAGCCCATAATGACTTGAGACCTTCAGTATCTCCTTCAAGTGATGctaaagaaaacaaagtTCTGGTCAGTACTTGGTTGAGCTTAGAACCAGGTGGTCAAATGTTgattaatttgaattttgaaaaatcaataaccAATGGAAAGCAATTTAGAGGACCATTAGGACGTCATGGGGCCATCCGTCAAAAGAAGGAAGAGGTATTTGAAAAGCATGGACACCAGTTTgttcaaaaacaattttataatATCATGTCCTGTGCCCTTTGTGGAGAGTTTTTACGTTACACGGGTTATCAATGTCAAgattgtaaatttttatgCCACAAGAAATGTTATCAAAAGGTTGTTACCAAGTGTATTTCCAAGTCAGGCTCCGATTATGATGCTGCTCAGTTGAACCACCGTATTCCGCATAGGTTTGAGCCAATCACAAACCATGGTACCAAGTGGTGTTGTCATTGTGGTTATATTTTGCCATGGGGTAAGAAGAATGTTAGAAAGTGTACTGAGTGTGGTGTTATGTGCCATGCCCAATGTACACATTTGGTTCCAGACTTCTGTGGTATGTCATTGCAAATGGCTAATGAGATTCTTGCAACGATTGAGTCAACTAAAGTTTCACCAAAGAAGGCACAACATCAGCAATCACATGCCAAGCCGTTACCACCTAAACCACCGATTGAAAGCAAGCCATCTATGGATTCAGAAGAAACTTTGCACAATGAGCCGTCGTATAAATCTTTGCGACCAGCGTCAGTGGTTCATCAAGACACTAActttgtttcaaaattgcCTACTACAgttcaaaataaatatcaGGAACCAGTAGAGttaccaccacaacaacagaatCAGGTCGTTCCTTCTACTAGACGTCGGGGTCATGGACTGACTGACCTTAGTTTTGAAACTGGTTACGGTCAACAACAGCACCAGCATCATCGTGATGTGCCAcagattgttgttgaagacCACCAACATTACAattcaaatgataataGAGATGTCGAAATGGAAGAATCTAAGGATGAATTTGACAACTTTGACTATAATAACAAGTACACCGAGAATGAAATTCTCACTGATGTTCAACAAGACCAGGTCCGTAGTCCCTTTGCTGATCAAATACAAGGTGTTCCTGAAACTTCTCATGCAAAACAGCAGAATCAACAAGTACAACAagtacaacaacaagaagaacTTGGCCATCAACGTACTCATTCTTCAGGAAAATTTGGCAAGTCTAAGCGTCGCAAAAGAAAGGTTGGATTAGAtgatttccaattcttgGCTGTTTTGGGTAAAGGGAATTTTGGTAAAGTTATGTTGGCTGAGTCGAGGCATACTCTGAAATTATGTGCCATCAAAGTGTTGAAGAAAGATTtcattgttgaaaatgatgagGCCGAAAGTGTTAAGTCTGAAAAACGAGTATTCTTAACGGCTAATAAAGAGATGCATccatttttgttgaatttgcaTTGTTGTTTCCAAACAGAGAATAGAATCTACTTTGTTATGGAGTATATATCTGGAGGTGACTTGATGTGGCATATTCAAAAGAATCGATTTACCGCGAAAAGAGCCAAGTTTTATGCTTGTGAAGTGTTATTGGGGTTGAAATATTTCCATGACAATGGGATTGTTTACcgtgatttgaaattagatAATATCTTGCTTACAACTAAGGGGCATATTAAGATTGGTGACTATGGGTTATGTAAAGAGGATATGTGGCATAAAAGCACCACATCGACATTTTGTGGTACGCCAGAGTTTATGGCACCGGAAATAGTGGCGGGTAAAGCATATGATAGAAGTGTTGATTGGTGGGCATTTGgtgtgttgttgttccaaATGCTTTTATGTCAGTCTCCATTTAAAGGggatgatgaagatgatattTTCAATGCTATTGAGAACGATGAAGTTAAATATCCTATAAATTTATCTAGACAAACAGTATTGGTGCTACAAGCATTATTGACAAAGGATCCATCGCAGCGTTTAGGTAGTGGACCAAAAGATGCTGAAGAAATTATGGAACATCCTTATTTCCATGATgttaattttgatgatgtATTGAATTGTCGAATTCCGGCACCATACATACCAGAAGTTCAATCAGAACATGATTATtctaattttgataaagaGTTTACATCTGAAACACCAAGATTGACACCAGTGGAAACAGTTCTTACTTCTGAAATGCAAGAACAGTTTAGAGGGTTCTCGCATATATCTGACAATGCAACGATTTGA
- the RAS2 gene encoding Ras2p (Protein similar to S. cerevisiae Ras2; has opposite effects to Ras1; Tn mutation affects filamentous growth; rat catheter and Spider biofilm induced), with amino-acid sequence MSLLLDSLHALTKNYDMCVIGSSNVGKSTLVLHYVYHHFDESLYDLDAVYTKRIITPDTNGKFREITIFESDFHIDMYTLTRERHVLNANTIVLVYAIDDYQSFTALEDYYERINQLRPSIPISVIASKLDLDTNREVSYYEGAEFAKRIGAVSFNECTRANVMGVNQAFESIANVAVKIQLDKDNTVPTVDNEIQQKENDQDSNITTTPTSTTTQSQTSNYSPQRSLQESIPVNNFTQYDNNPHQVNSNKNQFDAEQNTPLSTLTRESTMLTSDLNGSTPIAQTPSTSSRQRKTRLKQSSGPSAKSSQIHAENKCCIIT; translated from the coding sequence ATGTCATTACTACTAGATAGCTTACATGCATTAACAAAGAACTACGACATGTGTGTCATTGGCTCCAGTAATGTCGGTAAATCAACCTTAGTCCTTCATTATGTGTATCATCATTTCGACGAAAGTTTGTATGACTTGGATGCAGTGTACACTAAAAGAATAATCACACCAGACACAAATGGAAAATTCCGTGAGATAACTATATTTGAAAGTGATTTCCACATAGATATGTACACTCTAACTCGAGAACGACACGTTTTAAACGCTAATACCATTGTCTTGGTGTATGCCATCGATGATTATCAATCATTCACTGCATTAGAAGACTATTATGAAAGAATAAACCAGTTGAGACCCCTGATTCCAATATCAGTGATTGCATCAAAATTAGATTTGGATACAAATAGAGAAGTTTCCTATTATGAAGGAGCAGAATTTGCTAAACGAATCGGTGCCGTTTCATTCAATGAATGTACTCGTGCAAACGTAATGGGAGTTAATCAAGCATTTGAGAGCATTGCCAACGTGGCTGTGAAAATACAATTAGACAAAGATAATACAGTTCCAACagttgataatgaaatacaacagaaagaaaatgatcAAGATTCGAATATCACTACTACTCCTActtccaccaccacccaATCGCAAACTTCAAACTACCTGCCACAGCGGTCACTACAAGAACTGATACCCGTCAACAATTTTACACAATATGATAATAACCCACATCAAGTCAATCTGAATAAAAACCAATTTGATGCCGAACAAAACACTCCATTATCAACACTAACTCGTGAATCAACAATGTTGACCAGCGATTTGAATGGTTCTACACCCATAGCACAAACACCATCTACTTCATCTCGTCAAAGAAAAACTCGATTAAAACAGTCATCTGGCCCACTGGCAAAATCCAGTCAAATACATGCTGAAAATAAATGTTGCATAATAACATAG
- the RAX1 gene encoding Rax1p (Protein with a predicted role in bud site selection; hypha-induced expression; Spider biofilm induced) has translation MYNEKYASDFPNSHYLSNLNNLNGTNQSIHLNRLPTLGEILANKSKSPVDLFTFYQFMKDVEGKIDYLDFWFDLINHLNLCKHYVKGLRDSIIRQSSTFHQQQQQSQQQQQQQGHRIISSSQPQPQSQDLSYESPATATGFRNSMAVSEKSNRKSLSSSILLDLIINDNILEENDSHRLSAFLRGDINLDNLDPKLKDLIEQYNAEIEPNSKHSSRVDSVARSSPSYVSNPIMGSAPIANPQQPYLHQDRKTSSHSLLLHDDDENNHSYYENQLDIGRADKAVSASKYISLQSENKDVFGKEQENERFQHPTNPFADTSAINNQKKRASTINPSLLEKLIKDSPASNGTHSFITRENLRESSHQLLLKYFVEDSEKNLNLPSNLNSQIIKAIEVDGRDDPDVFNYVKNFVFNKLENEHLPKFLDFMATRNINHSNFWRIILGFFFLFIGFWVSFIMVFLNYRKGLRPVIIIPYFLAFYFLISSIYLIDPVMAWMGISETFSKSNGRSLMKIREKFIYRFIVKRSLWVLFLVLIFTAIFTVLFSLVPGHRL, from the coding sequence ATGTATAACGAAAAGTATGCACTGGATTTTCCAAATTCACATTATTTGTCGAATTTAAACAACCTAAATGGAACCAATCAATCGATCCATCTTAATAGATTACCAACACTAGGAGAAATATTAGccaacaaatcaaaatctcCTGTCGATTTGTTCACCTTTTACCAGTTTATGAAAGATGTTGAAGGAAAAATCGACTATTTGGatttttggtttgatttAATCAACCACTTGAACTTGTGTAAACATTATGTCAAGGGATTAAGAGATTCAATCATTAGacaatcatcaacatttcatcaacaacaacaacaactgcaacagcaacagcaacaacaaggtCACCGAATAATATCTTCACTGCAACCTCAACCTCAACTGCAAGATTTGTCCTATGAATCACCAGCAACAGCTACAGGGTTCCGCAACTCTATGGCCGTTTCCGAGAAATCAAACAGAAAATCATTGAGTTCATCTATTTTGTTGGACTTGATTATCAATGATAATATacttgaagaaaatgacTCGCACAGATTATCAGCATTTTTAAGAGGTGACATAAACTTGGACAATCTAGatccaaaattaaaagatttaattgaacaatacAATGCCGAAATTGAACCCAACTCAAAACATTCATCTCGTGTGGACAGTGTAGCTAGATCGTCACCAAGTTATGTGTCAAACCCTATAATGGGTTCGGCACCAATAGCAAATCCTCAACAACCATACCTTCACCAAGATCGAAAAACCAGCTCTCACTCATTGTTGCTtcatgatgatgacgaaaACAACCACTCCTACtatgaaaatcaattagaTATTGGTAGAGCAGATAAGGCAGTGAGTGCATCCAAATACATTTCCTTACAATCAGAGAATAAAGATGTATTTGGAAAAGAACAAGAGAATGAACGTTTTCAGCATCCAACTAATCCATTTGCCGATACTAGCGCTATAAATAATCAGAAAAAACGTGCTTCCACTATCAATCCATCtttattagaaaaattgatcaaagaCTCTCCAGCATCAAATGGAACACATTCTTTTATTACTAGAGAAAACTTACGTGAGTCGTCGCATCAATTACTTTTGAAGTATTTTGTTGAAGACTCAGAAAAGAATCTTAATTTGCCATCCAACTTGAATTCTCAAATCATAAAAGCAATTGAAGTCGACGGACGTGATGACCCGGATGTATTCAATTATGTTAAAAACTTtgttttcaacaaattggaaaatgaaCATTTGCCCAAGTTTTTGGACTTTATGGCCACCAGAAACATCAACCATTCCAATTTTTGGAGAATTATCTTAggattcttcttcttatttATTGGGTTTTGGGTGAGTTTTATAATGGTGTTTCTAAATTATCGGAAAGGTTTACGGCCTGTTATAATTATACCCTATTTCTTGGCCTTTTATTTTCTCATTTCATCGATATATCTAATAGACCCGGTCATGGCGTGGATGGGGATATCAGAAACGTTTTCCAAGAGCAATGGACGACTGCTTATGAAAATACGggaaaaattcatttacCGATTTATTGTCAAACGAAGCCTTTGGGtgttatttttagttttgatATTCACAGCTATTTTCACCGTTCTTTTCAGTTTGGTTCCAGGTCATCGATTATAA
- the RPL19A gene encoding 60S ribosomal protein eL19 (Ribosomal protein L19; repressed upon phagocytosis by murine macrophages; Hap43-induced gene; Spider biofilm repressed) — MANLRTQKRLAASVIGVGKRKVWLDPNETTEIANANSRSAIRKLYKNGTIVKKPETVHSRSRARALKESKRAGRHMGYGKRKGTKDARMPSQVLWMRRLRVLRKLLAKYRDAGKIDKHLYHNLYKAAKGNTFKHKRSLVEHIIAAKAEALREKALKEEAEARRVRNRAARERRQQRLAEKKEALFAEAAN, encoded by the exons at gGCTAACTTGAGAACTCAAAAGAGACTTGCTGCTAGTGTCATTGGTGTTGGTAAGAGAAAAGTTTGGTTGGACCCAAACGAAACCACTGAAATTGCCAACGCTAACTCTAGAAGTGCCATCAGAAAATTATACAAGAATGGTACCATTGTTAAGAAACCAGAAACTGTTCACTCCAGATCCAGAGCTAGAGCTTTGAAAGAATCCAAGAGAGCTGGTAGACACATGGGTTACGGTAAAAGAAAAGGTACCAAAGACGCCAGAATGCCATCTCAAGTTTTATGGATGAGAAGATTAAGAGTCTTGAGAAAATTATTGGCTAAATACAGAGATGCTGGTAAAATTGACAAACACTTGTACCACAACTTGTACAAAGCTGCTAAAGGTAACACCTTCAAACACAAGAGATCTTTAGTTGAACACATTATTGCTGCTAAAGCCGAAGCCTTGCGTGAAAAGGCTCTTAAAGAAGAAGCTGAAGCTAGAAGAGTTAGAAACAGAGCTGCTAGAGAAAGAAGACAACAAAGATTGgctgaaaagaaagaagcTTTATTTGCTGAAGCCGCCAACTAA
- a CDS encoding uncharacterized protein (Protein of unknown function; Hap43-induced; F-12/CO2 early biofilm induced), with protein sequence MAKSLRSKSKLQAKSTKRKGEFSKYVEERSKRIANRLAEETKKQEEAKKQQDPTQTQTEAMDIEDSKDKKVSTSGWRDSRSQVYKQRKLKNKNKKKTLKF encoded by the coding sequence ATGGCCAAATCATTAAGATCGAAATCCAAATTACAAGCTAAATCtactaaaagaaaaggagAGTTTAGTAAATatgttgaagaaagaagtaAAAGAATAGCGAATAGATTAGCCGAAGAGACTAAGAAACAGGAAGAAGCTAAAAAGCAACAAGATCCAACTCAAACTCAAACAGAAGCTATGGATATAGAGGATAGTAAAGATAAAAAGGTGAGTACTTCAGGTTGGAGAGATTCTCGATCTCAAGTatataaacaaagaaaactcaagaataagaataagaaaaagacaCTTAAGTTTTAA
- the ADE2 gene encoding phosphoribosylaminoimidazole carboxylase (Phosphoribosylaminoimadazole carboxylase; role in adenine biosynthesis; required for normal growth and virulence in immunosuppressed mouse infection; not induced in GCN response, in contrast to S. cerevisiae ADE2; stationary phase-enriched), whose amino-acid sequence MDSKTVGILGGGQLGRMIVEAAHRLNIKTVILDAAKSPAKQINALDDHVDGSFTNYDSIVKLAEKADVLTVEIEHVDVDALIKVQEKFPKVEIYPLPETIRLIQDKYLQKNHLIKHDVAVTESVAVETNTVDDLLHIGEKFGYPYMLKSRTLAYDGRGNFVVKDKSYCEKALEFLKDRPLYAEKWCPFTKELAVMVVRSLEGEVFAYPTVETIHENNICHLVYAPARIPDTLAKKASILAKNAVKSFLGCGIFGVEMFLLENNELLINEIAPRPHNSGHYTIDACVTSQFEAHVRAVTGLPMPKGFTEFSTSITNAIMLNVLGDKATPNKELEICRRALETPHASVYLYGKTTRPERKMGHINVVTSSMQDAESRLSYILGDTTEIPKSLATDKESPLVGIIMGSDSDLPVMAVGARILKQFGVPFELTIVSAHRTPHRMSEYAIEAPKRGLKCIIAGAGGAAHLPGMVAAMTPLPVIGVPVKGSTLDGVDSLHSIVQMPRGIPVATVAINNSTNAALLAIRILGAYDSKWLTEMNQYMLNMETEVLGKAETLEEIGYEDYLTDKLKK is encoded by the coding sequence ATGGATAGCAAAACTGTTGGTATTTTAGGAGGTGGCCAATTAGGTCGTATGATTGTTGAAGCAGCACATAGATTGAATATCAAGACCGTAATTTTGGACGCAGCCAAATCACCAGCTAAACAGATCAATGCTCTAGACGATCACGTTGATGGATCGTTCACAAACTATGATTCGATTGTGAAATTAGCTGAAAAGGCAGACGTATTAACTGTTGAAATCGAAcatgttgatgttgatgctTTAATCAAAGTTCAAGAGAAATTCCCTAAAGTTGAAATATATCCATTACCTGAAACCATAAGATTGATTCaagataaatatttacagaaaaatcatttaatcAAACACGATGTTGCAGTTACAGAATCTGTTGCAGTTGAAACCAACACAGTCGATGACTTGTTACACATTGGGGAAAAGTTTGGATACCCTTATATGTTAAAATCGAGAACTTTGGCGTATGATGGTAGAGGTAACTTTGTTGTCAAAGACAAGTCATACTGTGAGAAAGCTTTagaatttttaaaagaCCGTCCATTATATGCTGAAAAATGGTGTCCTTTCACCAAAGAATTGGCTGTGATGGTTGTCAGATCATTAGAAGGGGAAGTCTTTGCTTACCCAACTGTTGAAACTATTCatgaaaacaatatttgTCATTTAGTGTATGCTCCTGCCAGGATCCCAGATACTTTGGCCAAAAAGGCATCTATATTAGCCAAAAATGCAGTTAAGTCATTCCTCGGGTGTGGTATTTTCGGTGTTGAAATGTTCTTGTTGGAAAACAACGAATTATTGATCAATGAAATTGCACCAAGACCTCACAACTCTGGTCATTATACCATTGATGCATGTGTCACTTCACAATTTGAAGCTCATGTTCGTGCTGTCACAGGATTACCTATGCCAAAGGGGTTCACTGAATTCTCCACTTCCATCACCAATGCTATTATGTTGAATGTTTTGGGTGATAAGGCAACTCcaaataaagaattggaGATTTGTCGCCGTGCTTTGGAAACTCCACATGCGTCAGTGTATCTTTATGGTAAAACTACTAGACCAGAGCGAAAGATGGGTCATATCAATGTTGTCACATCTTCCATGCAAGATGCCGAGAGTAGATTAAGTTATATATTGGGTGATACCACTGAAATTCCTAAATCTTTAGCTACCGACAAGGAATCTCCATTGGTGGGAATAATAATGGGTTCCGATTCGGATCTACCAGTTATGGCAGTTGGTGCTCgtattttgaaacaatttggTGTGCCATTTGAACTCACAATCGTAAGTGCACACAGAACTCCTCATAGAATGTCTGAGTATGCTATTGAAGCACCAAAGCGTGGCTTGAAATGTATCATTGCTGGTGCAGGTGGTGCTGCTCATTTGCCAGGTATGGTGGCGGCCATGACCCCATTGCCTGTCATTGGTGTTCCAGTTAAGGGATCTACATTAGATGGGGTTGATTCGTTACACTCTATAGTACAGATGCCAAGAGGTATTCCTGTTGCAACTGTTGCTATTAACAATAGTACTAATGCTGCATTGTTGGCAATCAGAATATTAGGCGCCTATGACTCAAAATGGTTGACTGAGATGAACCAATATATGTTGAACATGGAAACTGAAGTATTAGGTAAAGCAGAAACTTTAGAAGAAATTGGATATGAAGACTATTTAactgataaattgaaaaaatag